A part of Winslowiella toletana genomic DNA contains:
- the rcsB gene encoding response regulator transcription factor RcsB, which translates to MNNLNVIIADDHPIVLFGIRKSLEQIEWVNVVGEFEDSTALVNSLPKLDANVLITDLSMPGEKYGDGITLIKYIKRHYPDLSIIVLTMNNNPAILSAVLDLDIEGIVLKQGAPTDLPKALAALQKGKKYTPDSVAKLLEKISAGGYGDKRLSPKESEVLRLFAEGFLVTEIAKKLNRSIKTISSQKKSAMMKLGVENDIALLNYLSSVSSMPVEKD; encoded by the coding sequence ATGAATAATTTGAATGTAATTATTGCCGATGACCATCCGATTGTTCTTTTTGGCATTCGTAAGTCACTTGAACAGATTGAATGGGTAAACGTTGTTGGTGAGTTCGAAGACTCCACAGCATTGGTTAACAGCCTACCGAAGTTAGATGCAAATGTACTGATAACCGATTTGTCGATGCCAGGCGAGAAATATGGCGACGGCATTACTCTGATCAAATATATCAAACGCCACTACCCGGATCTGTCGATTATCGTTCTGACGATGAACAACAACCCGGCGATCCTCAGCGCAGTACTGGATCTGGATATTGAAGGGATCGTGCTGAAACAAGGCGCGCCAACCGACCTGCCGAAAGCGCTGGCAGCCCTGCAGAAAGGCAAGAAGTATACGCCGGACAGCGTGGCGAAACTGCTGGAGAAAATCAGCGCGGGTGGCTATGGCGATAAGCGTCTGTCACCAAAAGAGAGTGAAGTTCTGCGTCTGTTTGCAGAAGGTTTCCTGGTAACAGAAATTGCCAAAAAACTGAACCGCAGTATCAAAACCATCAGTAGCCAGAAGAAATCAGCGATGATGAAACTGGGCGTGGAAAACGATATTGCACTGCTGAACTATCTCTCTTCAGTCAGCTCAATGCCGGTCGAGAAAGACTAA
- a CDS encoding alpha/beta hydrolase family protein, producing MRIICLLFTLLFSHCSWSYSVGNQTQTITTADLQRNLSLRWFYPTESGALPTPQAANAVFQGFSAIPAASLAAGKFPLVILTHGSGGNNTSLAWLATQLAARGMIVVAASHPGSTTGDSRPTIDITLQTRDISLMLNAILGSKQWGSAIDAQRVGVIGHSKGGYSALALAGGRITRQRFVDYCRTMPQMPDCQFYVQGKLNLQQLDVARLAASYRDQRVKFVIALDPGMAYVFTPPSLASIDIPVLVLAAGYYIHAAKPLNLGSDTLRLPQQKLTDAGHFDFLPLCQPQAAHILAEDGEAFICDTATSQRTAIHQQVIAAVENFLQHNRIIVISDASR from the coding sequence ATGCGTATTATTTGTCTCCTCTTTACCCTGTTATTCAGTCACTGTAGCTGGAGCTATAGCGTCGGTAACCAGACACAGACCATCACTACCGCCGATCTACAACGCAACCTGTCGCTGCGTTGGTTCTATCCCACTGAATCCGGCGCGTTGCCGACCCCCCAGGCAGCCAATGCCGTATTCCAGGGTTTCTCTGCCATCCCCGCAGCCTCGCTGGCCGCCGGTAAGTTTCCGCTGGTGATACTGACGCACGGTAGCGGCGGCAATAATACCAGCCTCGCCTGGCTGGCGACGCAGCTTGCCGCCAGGGGCATGATAGTGGTGGCTGCCAGTCACCCCGGCAGCACCACTGGCGACTCCAGGCCCACGATTGATATCACCCTGCAAACCCGCGATATCAGCCTTATGCTGAATGCGATACTCGGCAGTAAACAATGGGGCAGCGCCATTGATGCACAGAGAGTCGGTGTTATTGGTCACTCTAAAGGCGGCTATAGCGCGCTGGCGCTGGCTGGCGGCAGAATTACCCGCCAGCGTTTTGTTGATTACTGCCGCACTATGCCGCAAATGCCGGACTGCCAGTTTTACGTACAGGGTAAACTGAACCTTCAGCAGCTGGACGTTGCACGGCTGGCGGCCAGCTATCGCGATCAACGGGTAAAATTTGTTATCGCGCTGGATCCGGGAATGGCTTATGTCTTTACGCCACCAAGCCTCGCCAGCATTGATATACCGGTGCTGGTGCTGGCTGCCGGATATTATATTCACGCCGCAAAACCGCTAAATCTGGGGAGCGATACGCTGCGTTTACCGCAGCAGAAGCTGACCGATGCCGGACATTTTGATTTTCTGCCATTGTGTCAGCCACAGGCGGCGCATATTCTGGCGGAAGATGGCGAAGCCTTTATCTGCGACACGGCGACAAGCCAGCGTACCGCCATTCATCAGCAGGTGATTGCCGCCGTGGAGAATTTTTTGCAGCACAACCGGATTATAGTGATTAGCGACGCGTCTCGCTGA
- a CDS encoding helix-turn-helix domain-containing protein gives MVIPVAFFEILIAERERDERYESIQDEAGASDNVKYPNEVINIFSAKNCTMQAAWRLYRGMTQKQVAEKLGITQASVSVFEKSEKPRKENLERLAALYQCTPEQLTLE, from the coding sequence GTGGTTATTCCCGTCGCATTTTTCGAAATACTGATTGCAGAGCGGGAACGGGACGAACGCTATGAATCCATCCAGGATGAAGCTGGCGCAAGCGATAATGTTAAATATCCCAATGAGGTGATTAACATTTTCTCCGCTAAAAATTGCACTATGCAGGCCGCCTGGCGCCTCTACCGCGGCATGACGCAAAAACAGGTTGCGGAGAAACTCGGTATCACCCAGGCATCAGTATCCGTGTTTGAGAAATCGGAGAAACCACGTAAAGAGAATCTTGAGCGCCTTGCCGCCCTGTATCAATGCACGCCTGAACAGCTGACACTTGAATAA
- the rcsD gene encoding phosphotransferase RcsD, with the protein MPYKFPLTSGNVTRFFVMFILVLLLALGFMIHNAVNAWLTEKRYAMSDITHSMQKRIDTYRFATWQIYENLAASAAGTPPNSLQETRLRQDVYYLEKTRRKTEALIFGSHDSSTLDMTLRMSNYLDTLWGAENSTWSMYFLNGQDNSLILVSTLPLKDMATRYKESAINSIVDARRAEMLQQANALDERESFSPLRRFTWQNDNYFTVRTTFNQPGHLATVVAFDLPVNDLIPHNMPLENFQLKQDSTVTSEGTQSDDDAQNTRISLVNPNVEIASSLTSTPLQLVYRVPISSLVFDTLRNLMWPLLANLLLLLMSLAGLFLLRHQSLRPSENQSAELDALRVLNEEIVASLPVGLLVYDFATNRTIISNKIAEHLLPHLNLQKIINMSDQHQGVLQATVNNEVYEIRHARSVVSPHTQLFMMRDQDRELLVNKKLQKAQQVLDKNHQMRQQLLQNLGHALYRPLGNVVEHIQQLSIHSEDDAQLDILQETQALHRLVEDIVLLNRLETHDWTPDATSFNLQTLLDDVALEMLPLTRRKGLTLLVRNRLSSDEMRFGDQRAIRKVLTTLLHYSLTTTNWGKITLDIDSPAERPDRLTIQIVDTGAGLTVDELGNTDFPFLGETSQDRFGQASGLAFFLCKQLCKQLGGHLEVHAKPDIGTRYSINLQMPLENQQPQEEKLLEGLTALIEITVDDVRKIVCHQLENWGANCITPDERFSGQDHDVLVTDDPARLTPWSLLLTDDEMGFRAISDNQYRVNFNISSAVLDALLQLIEQQLAQDVPGDEPVEEQDDTPLLNSGYYQLFVDTVPDDVKRLYNESANRDYSSLAQTAHRLKGVFAMLNLVPGKQLCETLEQHIKECDDSNIKNTTSNIDAYVDELLQQGNQ; encoded by the coding sequence GTGCCATATAAGTTTCCCCTCACCTCAGGCAATGTCACGCGCTTCTTTGTGATGTTCATTTTGGTGCTACTGCTGGCGTTAGGATTTATGATCCATAACGCGGTTAACGCGTGGCTGACGGAAAAGCGCTACGCGATGTCCGATATCACCCACAGCATGCAAAAACGCATCGACACTTATCGTTTTGCCACCTGGCAAATCTATGAAAATCTCGCGGCCAGCGCCGCCGGGACGCCGCCAAACAGTTTGCAGGAGACGCGGCTGCGCCAGGATGTTTATTATCTGGAAAAGACGCGCCGTAAAACTGAAGCGCTGATTTTTGGTTCTCACGACAGCAGCACGCTGGATATGACCTTGCGCATGTCCAACTATCTCGACACGTTGTGGGGGGCGGAAAACAGCACCTGGTCGATGTATTTCCTTAATGGTCAGGACAACAGCCTGATTCTGGTCTCCACGCTGCCGTTAAAAGATATGGCCACGCGTTATAAAGAGAGCGCCATTAACAGTATTGTTGATGCACGCCGTGCAGAGATGTTGCAGCAGGCCAATGCGCTGGACGAGCGCGAAAGCTTCTCGCCACTGCGCCGCTTTACCTGGCAGAACGATAACTATTTTACCGTGCGTACCACCTTTAATCAGCCGGGCCATCTGGCGACGGTGGTGGCGTTTGATCTGCCGGTAAACGATCTGATCCCGCATAATATGCCGCTGGAAAATTTCCAGCTGAAACAGGACAGCACTGTCACCAGCGAAGGCACGCAAAGTGATGATGATGCGCAGAACACCCGGATCTCGCTGGTTAATCCGAATGTCGAGATTGCCTCTTCGCTGACCAGCACCCCACTGCAGCTGGTGTATCGCGTGCCGATTAGCAGCCTGGTGTTCGATACCTTACGTAATCTGATGTGGCCACTGCTGGCTAATCTGCTGTTGCTGCTGATGTCACTGGCCGGACTGTTTCTGCTGCGACACCAGTCGCTGCGTCCGAGTGAGAATCAGAGCGCCGAACTTGATGCGTTGCGGGTGCTGAATGAAGAGATTGTCGCCAGTCTGCCGGTCGGCCTGCTGGTGTATGACTTTGCCACTAACCGCACCATTATCAGCAATAAAATTGCCGAACATCTGCTGCCGCATCTGAACCTGCAAAAAATCATTAATATGTCTGATCAGCATCAGGGCGTGCTGCAGGCGACGGTCAATAATGAAGTGTATGAAATCCGCCATGCGCGCAGCGTAGTGTCGCCGCATACTCAGCTGTTTATGATGCGTGACCAGGACCGTGAACTGCTGGTAAATAAAAAGCTGCAAAAAGCGCAACAGGTGCTGGATAAGAACCATCAGATGCGGCAACAGCTGTTGCAGAATCTCGGTCATGCGCTGTATCGTCCGCTGGGTAATGTGGTGGAGCATATCCAGCAGCTCAGCATACACAGTGAAGATGACGCACAGCTGGACATATTGCAGGAAACCCAGGCGCTGCATCGTCTGGTCGAGGATATTGTGCTGCTGAACCGGCTGGAAACCCATGACTGGACGCCGGATGCCACCTCTTTCAATCTGCAAACATTGCTGGATGATGTGGCATTAGAGATGCTGCCGCTGACGCGCCGTAAAGGGCTGACGCTGCTGGTGCGCAACCGCCTGAGCAGCGACGAAATGCGCTTTGGCGATCAGCGCGCCATTCGCAAGGTACTGACCACGCTGCTGCACTATTCACTGACCACCACCAACTGGGGCAAGATTACGCTGGATATCGACTCGCCGGCAGAGCGCCCCGATCGTCTGACGATTCAGATCGTCGATACCGGTGCCGGTTTAACCGTCGATGAACTGGGTAATACCGATTTCCCGTTCCTTGGCGAAACCTCGCAGGATCGCTTTGGTCAGGCATCCGGCCTCGCCTTCTTCCTGTGCAAGCAGCTGTGTAAGCAGCTGGGCGGCCATTTAGAAGTGCATGCCAAACCGGATATTGGCACCCGCTACAGTATTAATTTGCAGATGCCGCTGGAAAACCAGCAGCCGCAGGAAGAGAAACTGCTGGAGGGGCTGACCGCATTAATTGAAATTACTGTTGATGACGTACGCAAAATTGTCTGTCATCAACTGGAGAACTGGGGCGCCAACTGCATTACGCCGGATGAGCGCTTCTCCGGCCAGGATCATGATGTTCTGGTCACTGACGATCCGGCGCGTTTAACGCCGTGGTCACTATTGCTCACGGATGATGAGATGGGGTTCCGGGCGATTAGCGATAATCAATACCGGGTCAACTTCAATATCAGTAGCGCAGTGCTGGATGCATTGTTGCAACTGATTGAACAACAACTGGCGCAGGATGTGCCTGGTGATGAACCTGTTGAAGAACAGGATGACACACCGCTGTTAAATAGCGGTTATTACCAGCTATTTGTCGACACAGTACCGGATGATGTAAAGAGATTGTATAATGAGTCGGCGAACAGAGATTACAGTTCGCTTGCTCAGACAGCGCATCGCCTGAAAGGCGTGTTTGCCATGCTCAATCTGGTACCAGGCAAGCAGCTTTGTGAAACGTTAGAACAGCACATTAAAGAGTGTGACGATTCAAACATTAAAAATACCACCAGTAACATCGACGCTTACGTCGATGAACTGCTGCAGCAAGGTAACCAATAA
- a CDS encoding MFS transporter — protein MTSTDSVIPRQQSPATQLATRVIFFIAGLGMSAWAPLVPYAKIRIGLSDASLGALLLSLGFGSLVAMPLTGKLVARYGCKALIVFASLTVMLLLPLLATLSTSIALAITLMIFGAAIGVLDVAMNIQAVEVEKASGRAMMSGFHGFFSIGGIAGAGLVSALLWTGLMPLHAVLMVAALIFLLLLSSQKHLLSQRLHQPDTPLLVLPRGWVLFLGILCFILFLTEGAILDWSALFLTNSRGMPASQAGLGYAVFSVAMTIGRLTGDRTVSRFGSTTILFCGSLSAAAGIFLAVSVNDVTVTLVALFLVGLGASNTVPILFSAAGKQDAMPVNLAISAMTTIGYAGILAGPALVGFVSQWFSLTTAFTAIAVLLLAVAASARLVTR, from the coding sequence ATGACCAGTACGGACTCCGTCATTCCGCGGCAACAGTCGCCCGCCACGCAGCTGGCCACCCGCGTGATATTTTTTATTGCCGGGCTGGGCATGTCCGCCTGGGCGCCGCTGGTTCCCTACGCAAAAATCCGTATTGGCCTGAGTGATGCCTCACTGGGCGCGTTGCTGCTGTCGCTGGGCTTCGGCTCGCTGGTCGCCATGCCGCTGACCGGCAAGTTAGTGGCCAGGTATGGCTGCAAGGCGCTGATTGTCTTCGCCAGCCTGACGGTGATGTTGCTGCTGCCGCTACTGGCCACGCTGTCGACGTCAATTGCGCTGGCAATCACGCTGATGATTTTTGGCGCCGCCATCGGCGTACTGGATGTGGCGATGAATATTCAGGCGGTCGAGGTGGAAAAAGCCTCCGGTCGCGCCATGATGTCAGGTTTCCACGGCTTCTTTAGTATCGGCGGCATCGCCGGCGCCGGTCTGGTCAGCGCCCTGCTGTGGACGGGCCTGATGCCGTTGCATGCGGTGCTGATGGTGGCGGCACTGATCTTTCTGCTGCTGTTAAGCAGTCAGAAGCATCTGTTAAGCCAGCGTCTGCATCAGCCTGATACGCCGCTGCTGGTGCTGCCGCGCGGCTGGGTGCTGTTCCTCGGCATCTTGTGCTTTATTCTGTTTCTTACCGAAGGGGCGATTCTCGACTGGAGCGCGCTGTTCCTGACTAACAGCCGCGGCATGCCCGCATCGCAGGCCGGTCTGGGCTATGCAGTGTTCTCCGTCGCGATGACCATTGGCCGTCTGACCGGCGATCGCACCGTCAGTCGCTTCGGCAGCACCACGATTCTGTTCTGTGGCAGCCTGAGCGCTGCGGCCGGGATTTTCCTTGCGGTCAGCGTAAACGACGTGACAGTGACATTAGTGGCGCTGTTTCTGGTGGGGCTTGGCGCATCGAATACCGTACCGATCCTGTTCAGCGCGGCCGGAAAACAGGATGCGATGCCGGTCAACCTGGCGATTTCGGCCATGACAACCATCGGATATGCAGGTATTCTGGCAGGTCCGGCACTGGTCGGGTTTGTTTCCCAGTGGTTTAGCCTGACGACGGCCTTTACAGCCATCGCGGTACTGCTTTTAGCTGTTGCTGCCAGCGCCCGGCTGGTTACACGATAA
- a CDS encoding helix-turn-helix domain-containing protein produces MLIPVNFMLSFCFLLLLLRTLLRQRDARFFVALLVLCILHYLLAGVREICPHAFVVRLLPVTAMALPLLCWLALRQAGAQSAPLLWLQAPLSLMALCVWQWPQGIDALLLVTYLACAAAMLSGLAKGEAAFAPQTLALSSWRLIAVMLICCALLDLAVTADISLSDGLWQRALLLTGQVLLCLVIGLALAITPVVSLTKPESSSREADENDEQVFAAVEQLMRDHALYRDSGLNLAKLARKSGIPSRKVSAAINLMRQQSVSQYVNQWRIEEACRLLSHSSLPIIEIMEAAGFVTKSNFNREFLRITGKTPSQWRTAQFVAGNISGTRC; encoded by the coding sequence ATGCTGATTCCTGTCAATTTTATGCTGAGCTTCTGTTTTCTGTTGCTGCTGTTGCGTACGTTATTACGCCAGCGGGACGCGCGATTCTTTGTTGCGCTGCTGGTGCTCTGCATACTGCATTACCTGCTGGCAGGGGTTCGCGAAATCTGTCCGCATGCTTTCGTGGTGCGCTTACTGCCGGTGACAGCGATGGCGCTGCCGTTATTATGCTGGCTGGCATTACGTCAGGCTGGCGCGCAGTCGGCGCCGCTGTTATGGCTGCAGGCGCCGCTCAGCCTGATGGCGCTTTGTGTCTGGCAATGGCCGCAGGGCATTGATGCGTTGCTGCTGGTGACTTATCTGGCCTGCGCCGCGGCGATGCTGTCCGGATTAGCCAAAGGCGAGGCTGCTTTTGCGCCACAGACGCTGGCGCTTAGCAGCTGGCGTCTGATCGCGGTGATGCTGATTTGCTGTGCGCTGCTGGATCTGGCGGTCACCGCCGATATTTCGCTGTCCGATGGTCTGTGGCAGCGCGCATTATTGCTGACGGGTCAGGTGCTGCTCTGTCTGGTTATCGGCCTGGCGCTGGCCATTACCCCCGTTGTTTCACTGACTAAGCCGGAAAGTTCATCGCGCGAGGCTGACGAAAATGATGAGCAGGTGTTCGCGGCCGTCGAGCAGTTAATGCGCGACCATGCACTCTATCGCGATAGCGGGCTAAATCTGGCGAAGCTGGCACGCAAAAGCGGTATTCCGTCACGTAAAGTGTCAGCCGCGATCAATCTGATGCGTCAACAGAGCGTATCGCAATACGTCAATCAGTGGCGTATTGAAGAGGCCTGTCGACTACTAAGTCACAGTTCATTACCGATTATCGAGATTATGGAAGCGGCAGGATTTGTCACTAAATCGAATTTTAATCGCGAGTTTTTGCGTATTACCGGTAAAACGCCATCGCAATGGCGCACTGCACAGTTTGTGGCGGGCAATATATCCGGAACCCGCTGCTGA
- the rcsC gene encoding two-component system sensor histidine kinase RcsC, whose protein sequence is MKYLVSFRTTLRISRYLFRALALMLWTLGALLTAFFIINVLHEKESQVRQEFSANYDQAQWYIHHSTDVTRELKYIAENRLNASANGLGMLNGVFPGKTTLPQFYPLYADSDCSSMSSSWRSSLESLSYFLNYWKTNFSSAYELNRVFFIGGESLCLADFAIGSASIDRERALKSLNERILRYRNSNTDERKNSLYWIASATQPGVGYFYMITPVYVANKLEALLGIEQNIRLDDFIAPGNLPVVATIIDQNNQPILSSARNGASFATDSLPEDKAWFGYLDGYKQLVMKKTLQPSSLSVVYSISTDVLVSQLKMLIINALLLNLLSGIVLFSLAWLFERRMFLPAEDNAHRLEEHEQFNRKIVASAPVGICILRTSDGTNILSNELAHNYLSLLTQEDRQRLTEIICGQQVNFVDVLTGSNTNLQISFVHSRYRNENVAICVLVDVSARVKMEESLQEMAQAAEQASQSKSMFLATVSHELRTPLYGIIGNLDLLQTKALPKGVESLVTAMTNSSSLLLKIISDILDFSKIESEQLRIEPREFSPREIITHIASNYLSLVVKKRLTLYCFIDSKVPISLDGDPLRLQQVISNLLNNAIKFTHTGCIILHAYVKEGYLAFRVRDTGVGIPAKEITRLFDPFFQVGTGVQRNFQGTGLGLAICEKLINMMDGDIEVDSEPGMGSQFIIRIPLYNSQVVAPPLHEGLQDKQVWLELRNEYLASFLESLLHEHGIQVYRYDESRYGSDDVIITDYDFVAQRQVRAVIEFDGLHIDMPQEVSSGRWVYSTATPHELPALLGRIYRVPLDVPEGLALMPAAEESVNNEDILILVVDDHPINRMLLSDQLASLGFRVKTAQDGVDALNVISRSEIDIVLSDVNMPNMDGYRLTQRLRQLGQTFPVIGVTANALAEEKQRCMEAGMDNCLSKPVTLDTLQKTLSFYAERVRKGREG, encoded by the coding sequence TTGAAATATCTTGTCTCGTTTCGCACTACGTTAAGGATCTCCCGCTACCTGTTTCGGGCGCTGGCATTAATGCTATGGACGCTGGGCGCGCTGCTGACCGCCTTTTTTATCATTAACGTCTTACACGAGAAAGAGTCGCAGGTGCGTCAGGAGTTCAGCGCCAACTACGATCAGGCGCAGTGGTATATCCATCACTCCACCGACGTCACGCGCGAGCTGAAATATATTGCGGAAAACCGTCTTAACGCTTCCGCCAACGGCCTCGGTATGCTGAATGGCGTATTCCCCGGCAAAACTACGCTGCCACAGTTTTACCCGCTGTATGCGGATTCCGACTGTTCATCGATGAGCAGCAGCTGGCGCAGCTCGCTGGAGTCACTGAGTTATTTTCTGAATTACTGGAAAACCAATTTCTCATCTGCTTATGAACTGAACCGGGTGTTCTTTATCGGCGGCGAAAGCCTGTGTCTGGCGGATTTCGCTATCGGCAGCGCTTCGATCGATCGTGAGCGGGCGCTGAAATCACTGAATGAGCGCATCTTGCGCTACCGCAACAGTAATACCGATGAGCGTAAAAACAGCCTGTACTGGATCGCCTCTGCTACCCAGCCAGGCGTCGGCTACTTCTATATGATCACCCCGGTGTATGTCGCCAATAAACTGGAAGCGCTGCTGGGGATTGAGCAGAATATCCGGCTGGATGACTTTATTGCGCCGGGCAATCTGCCGGTGGTGGCCACCATTATTGACCAGAATAATCAGCCGATTCTTTCGTCGGCGCGCAATGGCGCCAGCTTTGCTACCGATAGTTTGCCGGAAGATAAAGCGTGGTTCGGCTACCTCGATGGTTATAAGCAGCTGGTTATGAAGAAAACGCTACAGCCCTCATCACTGAGCGTGGTCTACTCCATCTCCACTGATGTGCTGGTCAGTCAGCTGAAAATGCTGATTATCAATGCGCTGTTGCTGAATTTATTAAGCGGTATTGTGCTGTTTTCACTGGCGTGGTTGTTTGAGCGCCGCATGTTTCTGCCCGCGGAGGATAATGCTCACCGGCTGGAAGAGCATGAGCAGTTTAACCGTAAGATCGTTGCCTCGGCGCCGGTCGGGATCTGTATTCTGCGCACCAGCGACGGCACCAATATCCTGAGTAATGAACTGGCGCATAACTATCTGAGTTTGCTGACCCAGGAAGATCGCCAGCGCCTGACCGAGATTATTTGCGGCCAGCAGGTTAACTTTGTCGATGTGCTGACCGGCAGCAATACCAATCTGCAAATCAGCTTTGTGCACTCCCGCTATCGCAATGAAAATGTAGCGATCTGCGTACTGGTGGATGTCAGCGCACGCGTGAAAATGGAAGAGTCGCTGCAGGAGATGGCGCAGGCGGCAGAGCAGGCCAGCCAGTCGAAATCGATGTTCCTTGCTACCGTCAGCCATGAACTGCGCACCCCACTGTATGGCATTATCGGTAACCTCGATCTGTTACAGACCAAAGCGCTGCCAAAAGGCGTTGAATCGCTGGTTACCGCGATGACGAATTCCTCCAGCCTGTTGCTAAAAATTATCAGCGATATTCTCGATTTCTCGAAAATCGAATCTGAACAGCTGCGTATTGAGCCGCGCGAATTCTCACCGCGCGAGATCATTACCCATATCGCCTCCAACTATCTGTCGCTGGTGGTGAAAAAGCGCCTGACACTTTACTGTTTTATCGACAGTAAAGTGCCGATTTCACTGGATGGCGATCCGCTGCGCTTACAGCAGGTAATCTCTAATCTGCTGAATAACGCGATTAAATTTACCCATACCGGCTGCATTATTCTCCACGCCTATGTCAAAGAGGGGTATCTGGCGTTTCGTGTGCGCGATACCGGCGTCGGCATTCCGGCGAAAGAGATTACCCGCCTGTTTGATCCTTTCTTCCAGGTCGGCACCGGTGTGCAGCGTAACTTCCAGGGCACCGGCTTAGGGCTGGCGATCTGTGAAAAGCTGATCAATATGATGGATGGCGATATCGAGGTGGATTCCGAGCCGGGGATGGGCAGCCAGTTTATTATCCGCATTCCGTTGTATAACAGTCAGGTAGTAGCGCCACCGCTGCATGAAGGTTTGCAGGATAAACAGGTCTGGCTGGAACTGCGCAATGAGTATCTCGCCAGCTTCCTTGAAAGCCTGCTGCATGAGCACGGTATTCAGGTTTATCGCTATGACGAAAGCCGTTATGGCAGCGATGATGTGATTATTACCGACTATGATTTTGTCGCACAGCGTCAGGTGCGGGCGGTGATTGAGTTTGATGGCCTGCATATTGATATGCCGCAGGAAGTCAGCAGCGGACGCTGGGTATACAGCACCGCCACGCCTCACGAATTACCGGCGCTGCTGGGCCGTATCTATCGCGTACCGCTCGATGTGCCGGAAGGTCTGGCGCTGATGCCGGCAGCGGAAGAGAGCGTCAATAACGAGGATATTCTGATCCTGGTTGTCGACGATCACCCGATCAACCGTATGCTGCTGTCCGATCAGTTAGCCTCGCTGGGCTTCCGGGTGAAAACTGCGCAGGACGGTGTCGATGCGCTGAATGTGATTAGCCGTAGCGAGATTGATATCGTACTGAGCGACGTCAATATGCCGAATATGGATGGTTATCGCCTGACGCAACGGTTACGCCAGCTGGGACAGACGTTCCCGGTGATTGGGGTGACGGCAAATGCGCTGGCGGAAGAGAAGCAGCGTTGTATGGAAGCGGGGATGGATAACTGTCTGTCGAAACCGGTGACGCTGGATACGCTACAGAAGACCTTGTCGTTTTATGCGGAGCGGGTAAGAAAGGGCAGGGAAGGGTAA